The nucleotide sequence ACAGTCGATAGTCTCTAGTAGATAGTCGTTAGTAAAGGACAGAGGCAGGAGAATATAGAGGCAGTCGATAGTTTAGAGGCAGTCGATAGTCTCTAGTCGTTAGTGAAAGACAGGGATGGGGATTGGACGCTAAAGAGAAAAAATGGAGCTATGACGGATACTCTGATTTGTGTGGATGAAGATGACCGGGTTGTGGGGTTTGAGGAGAAGGATCCCTGTCATCTTCATCCCACGAAGCTTCACAGGGCTTTTTCTATTTTTATCTTTAACTCCCGGGGGGAGATGCTGATCCATCGCAGGAGTCTTGGGAAGAAAACATGGCCTGGATTCTGGACCAATGCGTGCTGTTCTCATCCGAGAAAAGGTGAATCCCTCGAGACCGCCACAGTACGGCGGCTCCGGGAGGAGTTGGGATTCGAGACGGCTGTGGTGCGGCTTTTTTCCTTTCATTATAGCGTTGATTATGATGGGAGGTATGGGGAGAACGAGATCGACCATGTCTTTCTGGGTGTCTATGACGGAGCGGTCGACCCGGACCCGGAAGAGGTTGACGAGTGGCGGTTTATCACTCCCGTCGACCTGGCGGAAGAGATCGCGTCCGATCCCGGGCGCTTCACCCCCTGGTTCAAAATCGCTGCGCCCAGGGTATTGGAGATAAGGGCAAAACAGGTATCGTCTTAACTTTAAAGCCCGAAAGAGTACGGCAGGTCGTCACGTCTTTCCGACCCTTATTTTTTTGTGAAGACCGCGGTCACATCCCGCCTTCTGTCCATGGTGACCGTGCAATCGCCGCTTCCGGGGCACTCGAGGGAGGCCGGTCTCCAGCCGGTGAATATGGAATCACCGTCAGGGGTCGCGGAAAGGGTAACCTGGCTCTTATAGAGGTAGTTTGAGGAAGTCGAAACGCAGCCGGTTTCACAGGCGATGCCCGGAGGCGCGCTCGTCACGGTCCCGTTTCCCCGCCGTATTTTTCGCTTTGCCAAAACCAGTTTTTGAGGTCCTGAAAAAGATGCGATAACGGTCTTTGC is from Syntrophorhabdaceae bacterium and encodes:
- the idi gene encoding isopentenyl-diphosphate Delta-isomerase — translated: MTDTLICVDEDDRVVGFEEKDPCHLHPTKLHRAFSIFIFNSRGEMLIHRRSLGKKTWPGFWTNACCSHPRKGESLETATVRRLREELGFETAVVRLFSFHYSVDYDGRYGENEIDHVFLGVYDGAVDPDPEEVDEWRFITPVDLAEEIASDPGRFTPWFKIAAPRVLEIRAKQVSS